The Muricauda sp. SCSIO 65647 genome includes a region encoding these proteins:
- a CDS encoding DUF1611 domain-containing protein, with the protein MFDSSQKICIYMEGALDNDSGKMGFGLMRFSKHPIVCVIDSNYAGKTVQEAVGLSYTIPVVQTVDEAITLQAEILVLGIAPSGGRFPAEWDAPIAHALKNGLSLINGLHDDLNSRFGHLLKSNMIWDVRKPQHSYPIATGKAAQLNNKRILMVGTDMASGKMTAGLELYAALKKQGVKVGFVPTGQIGITLMGNGIPLDAVKVDQAAGAVEQAVLEQGDNDIIIIEGQGSLAHPGSTATLPLIRGSQATHFILCHKAFHDHLRYPVSHVPVPPLDKFIALNEAVAHACGSLQSAKTIGIALNTYGMEETTAQAKIQETQSVTGLPTTDVVRYGVDVLVKAVFGN; encoded by the coding sequence ATGTTCGATTCCAGCCAAAAAATATGTATTTACATGGAGGGTGCCCTTGACAACGATTCGGGCAAAATGGGTTTTGGGCTGATGCGTTTCTCAAAACACCCGATCGTGTGCGTGATCGACTCCAATTATGCGGGCAAAACGGTTCAAGAAGCAGTGGGATTATCGTATACGATTCCAGTTGTACAAACTGTAGATGAGGCAATTACGTTGCAAGCTGAAATTTTGGTGCTGGGCATCGCCCCCAGCGGTGGCCGTTTTCCGGCCGAATGGGATGCGCCCATTGCCCACGCCCTAAAAAACGGTCTTTCGTTGATCAATGGACTGCACGACGACCTGAATTCACGCTTCGGGCACTTGCTCAAAAGCAATATGATCTGGGACGTTCGCAAACCCCAGCACTCTTACCCCATCGCCACGGGCAAGGCGGCACAATTGAACAACAAGCGCATTCTGATGGTGGGTACCGACATGGCCTCGGGTAAAATGACCGCGGGCCTCGAGCTCTATGCCGCCCTCAAAAAGCAAGGCGTAAAAGTGGGTTTTGTGCCCACGGGGCAGATTGGCATCACCCTAATGGGCAATGGCATTCCCTTAGATGCCGTAAAGGTTGACCAAGCGGCCGGCGCCGTTGAACAGGCCGTGTTGGAACAGGGCGACAACGATATCATCATCATCGAAGGCCAAGGGTCTTTGGCCCACCCCGGCAGTACCGCTACCCTGCCCCTGATTCGTGGCTCACAGGCCACCCACTTTATACTTTGCCATAAGGCTTTCCATGACCATCTGCGCTATCCGGTATCGCATGTGCCGGTTCCCCCGCTCGATAAATTTATTGCGCTCAATGAGGCCGTGGCCCATGCCTGTGGGTCGTTGCAATCTGCCAAGACCATTGGCATTGCCCTGAACACCTATGGTATGGAAGAGACTACTGCCCAGGCCAAAATTCAAGAGACCCAAAGTGTGACCGGACTGCCTACCACCGATGTGGTACGGTACGGGGTCGATGTACTGGTCAAAGCGGTATTCGGGAATTGA
- a CDS encoding endonuclease MutS2, producing the protein MSQIHQKTLQDLEFPAVLAQLSARCNTDLGKETVITIKPYTDKEALLTILGQTSEYLSSFTNENRIPNHGFDAINGELKLLNIENTLLEVSGFRRIVSLCDTVLVHKKFLKKFKEYYPLLFELSDTLEENKSISMEIGTIIDKFGEIKDDASAELKHIRQQINEVRTKINSSFNGALQRCQTADFLDEIRESVVENRRVLAVKAMHRKKVKGTVMGHSKTGSIVYIIPEATLGHTRALNNLEYDEKEEIQRILRSLTDFIRPFSGLLVEYQDYLIHIDITAAKAKYADEMNATLPKINKERALYLRNAYHPLLYLTNKRKKEKTWPQTIELHAENRIIVISGPNAGGKSITLKTVGLLQVMLQSGLLIPVHERSSVCFFDKILTDIGDNQSIENHLSTYSYRLKNMQRFLKKCDSKTLFLIDEFGTGSDPELGGALAEAFLEVFYERGSYGAITTHYANLKLLANELPHMTNANMQFDNHTLEPIFKLVMGEAGSSFTFEVAQKNGIPYNLINKAKKKIDRGKVRFDATISKLQKQRNQMERTGSRLQEEESKAREEAQRLEKLNAKIKSKLENYQELYDHNQRMIYLGNKVNDAAERYFLDNKKRPLISELLRIVETENSKRKKTSAKEAKTKRVEKKQLSQELQQKIVKVREQKKVAKKKAAEKERNKPKPVFKIGDRVRLHDGKAVGSIDILEKGKAVVNYGLFTTNVSVDQLELVEAKK; encoded by the coding sequence ATGTCGCAAATACATCAAAAAACACTTCAAGATCTTGAGTTTCCAGCGGTATTGGCCCAACTGTCGGCGCGATGCAATACCGATCTGGGCAAAGAGACCGTCATCACCATAAAGCCTTATACCGACAAAGAGGCACTTTTAACCATCTTGGGGCAGACCTCTGAATACCTTTCTTCGTTCACCAACGAAAACCGAATACCGAATCATGGTTTTGATGCCATCAATGGCGAATTGAAATTGTTGAATATTGAAAATACCCTTCTTGAGGTCTCTGGGTTTAGGCGGATAGTTTCCCTGTGTGATACGGTGCTTGTTCACAAGAAATTCCTGAAAAAGTTCAAAGAATACTATCCCTTGCTTTTTGAGCTATCGGATACCCTTGAGGAGAACAAATCCATTTCCATGGAAATCGGTACCATCATTGACAAGTTTGGGGAAATCAAAGATGACGCCTCAGCTGAATTGAAACACATCCGCCAGCAAATCAATGAGGTGCGGACCAAAATCAACTCCAGTTTCAATGGTGCCCTGCAACGGTGCCAGACTGCCGATTTTTTAGATGAGATCCGTGAGTCTGTCGTTGAGAACCGACGGGTGTTGGCGGTCAAGGCCATGCACCGCAAAAAGGTGAAGGGTACCGTGATGGGCCATTCGAAAACGGGAAGCATTGTGTATATCATTCCCGAAGCCACCTTAGGCCATACCCGGGCGCTGAACAATCTCGAATATGACGAAAAGGAAGAGATTCAGCGTATTCTCCGTTCACTGACGGATTTCATAAGGCCGTTTTCCGGATTGCTTGTCGAATATCAAGATTACCTGATCCATATCGATATCACGGCGGCCAAGGCAAAATATGCCGATGAGATGAATGCCACCCTTCCTAAAATCAACAAAGAAAGAGCGTTATATCTGCGCAATGCCTACCATCCCCTGCTCTATTTGACGAACAAAAGAAAGAAAGAAAAGACATGGCCACAGACCATTGAATTGCATGCAGAGAACCGTATCATAGTGATTTCGGGACCCAATGCTGGAGGAAAAAGTATCACCCTTAAGACCGTAGGCTTACTTCAAGTAATGCTTCAATCAGGACTTCTAATTCCCGTTCATGAAAGAAGTTCGGTTTGTTTTTTTGATAAGATATTGACCGATATCGGTGACAACCAGAGTATCGAAAACCATTTGAGCACCTATAGTTATCGACTAAAGAATATGCAGCGGTTTTTGAAGAAATGTGATAGCAAGACCCTATTCTTGATCGATGAGTTCGGCACAGGCTCAGACCCTGAATTGGGGGGTGCCCTCGCCGAGGCTTTTCTAGAGGTCTTTTATGAGCGTGGTTCATATGGGGCCATTACCACCCACTATGCCAATCTGAAACTGTTGGCCAATGAGCTACCCCATATGACCAATGCCAACATGCAGTTCGACAACCATACCTTAGAGCCCATTTTCAAATTGGTCATGGGCGAGGCCGGCAGTTCGTTCACCTTTGAGGTGGCCCAAAAGAACGGCATTCCCTATAACCTCATCAATAAGGCGAAGAAAAAAATAGACCGTGGCAAGGTGCGGTTCGATGCCACGATATCAAAATTGCAGAAACAGCGCAATCAAATGGAGCGAACGGGCTCACGACTTCAAGAAGAGGAAAGCAAGGCCCGTGAAGAAGCCCAGCGATTGGAAAAACTGAATGCCAAGATCAAGTCGAAACTTGAAAACTATCAAGAACTGTACGACCACAACCAGCGAATGATCTATTTGGGCAACAAAGTCAACGATGCTGCGGAGCGCTATTTTTTAGACAATAAGAAACGGCCGTTAATCTCTGAACTGCTGCGCATCGTCGAAACCGAAAATAGCAAGCGGAAGAAAACCAGCGCCAAAGAGGCCAAGACAAAAAGGGTCGAAAAAAAACAGCTCTCACAAGAATTGCAACAGAAAATCGTCAAGGTCAGGGAGCAGAAAAAAGTGGCCAAGAAGAAAGCTGCCGAGAAAGAAAGGAACAAGCCCAAACCTGTCTTCAAAATTGGAGACCGTGTTCGATTGCACGATGGTAAAGCGGTGGGCAGCATCGACATTCTTGAAAAAGGAAAAGCCGTGGTGAACTACGGCCTGTTCACCACCAATGTGAGTGTGGACCAATTGGAGTTGGTCGAAGCAAAAAAATGA
- a CDS encoding thiol-disulfide oxidoreductase DCC family protein: MKEEKKIILFDGVCNLCNGAIQFIIKRDKKDVFRYAALQSDLGAQLVKERGIDTSTVDSFVLIEPGMAYYIKSDAALEIARSFGGVWKLLQIFKWIPSSFRNVIYDFVARNRYRWFGKKDQCMVPTPELQAKFLG; encoded by the coding sequence GTGAAAGAGGAAAAAAAAATAATCCTGTTTGATGGCGTTTGCAACCTTTGCAATGGCGCCATTCAATTTATCATCAAAAGGGACAAAAAGGATGTTTTTCGATATGCCGCCCTGCAAAGTGATCTGGGGGCACAGTTGGTCAAAGAACGGGGAATAGACACGTCGACGGTAGATTCGTTCGTGCTCATTGAACCCGGAATGGCCTACTACATCAAGTCAGACGCCGCATTAGAGATTGCTAGAAGCTTTGGCGGTGTTTGGAAGTTATTACAAATCTTTAAATGGATACCCTCTTCTTTTAGAAACGTCATCTATGACTTTGTGGCCCGGAACCGCTACCGCTGGTTTGGCAAAAAAGACCAATGCATGGTGCCCACCCCTGAGTTGCAGGCCAAGTTTTTGGGCTGA
- a CDS encoding dienelactone hydrolase family protein gives MKVGPLLFSVLFLVACSQSDGESPPEIELPPTEEVEKSVLFDPEFSDLHNLPADQGGEHRSYPLTLDSDFRRLGYFAYIPGGYDDNEYEYPLLLFLHGSGQKGNSLGFPPGQLDRVLEHGPPKLIESGDWNPPFPFLVVSPQTEGDWFPDTVHRFIEFLIEEYRVNTKRIYLTGLSMGGRGCWFYEGTKGSESYAAALVPICGRGPTPKENLIHAPIWAFHGEEDNVVPAFENNGSVQMVTQLNANDPRPKFDAKLTLFPNVGHDSWERTYDDSGMGTENSEYDAFDISIYDWMLQYRIE, from the coding sequence ATGAAAGTTGGTCCATTGCTTTTTTCGGTTCTTTTTTTGGTTGCTTGTTCGCAATCAGATGGGGAATCTCCCCCAGAAATTGAACTTCCACCGACCGAGGAGGTCGAGAAGTCTGTATTATTTGATCCCGAATTTAGCGACTTGCATAATTTGCCTGCCGATCAAGGTGGTGAGCATAGATCGTATCCTTTGACGCTTGATTCTGACTTTCGTCGTCTTGGTTATTTTGCCTACATCCCTGGTGGATATGATGATAATGAATATGAATATCCTTTGCTTTTGTTTCTACACGGTTCTGGTCAAAAGGGCAATAGTCTCGGCTTTCCTCCTGGCCAACTTGACCGTGTTCTGGAGCACGGCCCTCCCAAACTGATTGAATCTGGTGATTGGAACCCTCCTTTTCCATTTTTGGTGGTTTCCCCACAGACAGAGGGGGATTGGTTTCCCGATACGGTTCATCGTTTCATAGAGTTCTTGATTGAAGAGTATAGGGTCAATACCAAAAGAATATACTTGACAGGCCTTAGTATGGGCGGGCGGGGGTGTTGGTTTTATGAGGGAACAAAAGGTAGTGAAAGTTATGCTGCGGCATTGGTGCCCATTTGCGGCAGGGGGCCTACACCAAAAGAAAATCTTATTCACGCGCCTATTTGGGCCTTTCATGGCGAAGAAGACAATGTTGTTCCGGCATTTGAAAACAATGGTTCGGTTCAGATGGTCACCCAGTTGAATGCGAACGATCCTAGACCCAAGTTCGATGCAAAATTGACCCTTTTTCCAAATGTAGGCCATGATTCTTGGGAAAGAACTTATGATGATTCGGGTATGGGAACAGAAAATTCGGAGTATGATGCATTTGATATATCCATTTACGATTGGATGCTTCAATACAGAATCGAATGA
- a CDS encoding fumarate hydratase produces MNYAVISGDVVAFTSLSNPQKEALEARLRALNITLAMQFDTYSRLVKGDYWECVVPQPADALTVALLAKSWVKAFTVNPERNQARLKSFETYGIRLAIGYGTLQRLDPERGIIDGEAIYLSGRKMGEESTHGKERVVIKNTLFFISGNPLLDQALEPLMALIDHTINKATEKQSLILYHKLLGKSENEIADELGISQSSVNQHSTSLGWNAIEKAVTYFRQKMKSP; encoded by the coding sequence ATGAACTATGCGGTCATATCTGGTGATGTAGTGGCGTTTACCAGCCTTTCGAACCCCCAAAAGGAGGCGTTAGAGGCCCGTTTACGGGCCCTGAACATTACCTTGGCCATGCAATTCGACACCTATTCAAGGCTGGTCAAGGGCGATTACTGGGAGTGTGTGGTGCCCCAGCCCGCTGATGCCCTTACCGTGGCGCTATTGGCCAAAAGCTGGGTAAAGGCCTTTACCGTGAATCCTGAAAGAAACCAGGCACGTCTAAAGAGTTTTGAGACCTATGGCATTCGCCTTGCCATTGGGTACGGTACCTTGCAGCGTTTAGATCCCGAGCGGGGCATCATCGATGGTGAGGCCATTTACCTTTCAGGTCGTAAAATGGGTGAAGAGAGCACCCATGGCAAAGAACGTGTGGTCATCAAAAACACCTTGTTCTTCATATCGGGCAACCCCCTACTCGACCAAGCGCTGGAACCGTTGATGGCCCTGATCGACCATACCATTAACAAGGCCACCGAAAAACAGAGCCTTATTCTCTATCACAAACTGCTGGGCAAGAGCGAGAACGAAATCGCCGACGAACTGGGCATTTCACAATCGTCTGTCAACCAACATTCGACCAGTCTGGGGTGGAACGCCATCGAAAAAGCCGTAACTTACTTCCGTCAAAAAATGAAGTCCCCATAA
- the gshB gene encoding glutathione synthase — protein sequence MNICFLMYPWEEIDAENDTSLALIQECVKRKHGVAICTPANLTIRNSVTSAFCTVVNKMEKVPSSLKSFYKQASIREEMLPLAGFDVIFMRANPPLDPLMLNFLDSVKDDVFIVNSLQGLREANNKLYTAAFGDSHSNIIPVTHVSKNKKYLVQQIKESTADKMILKPLNGFGGSGVILIEKSAMSNIKSLLDFYVTNSDGTSNYVILQEYIEGADQGDVRILLLNGEPIGAMRRVPGSDDHRSNVSAGGSVAKHTLTKHEKALCKQIGPKLVKDGLYFVGIDVIGGKLVEVNVMSPGGVTYMNKVYKTKIQCQVIDFIESKVLDKLQAFDRRSRLRKEVQDA from the coding sequence ATGAACATCTGTTTTTTAATGTACCCATGGGAAGAAATCGATGCTGAGAACGATACCAGTCTAGCGTTGATTCAAGAGTGTGTAAAGCGAAAGCACGGAGTCGCCATTTGCACTCCGGCAAATTTGACCATTCGAAATAGCGTGACCTCTGCGTTCTGCACGGTGGTCAACAAAATGGAAAAAGTGCCCAGTAGCCTGAAATCATTCTACAAGCAGGCATCCATACGGGAAGAAATGCTGCCTTTGGCCGGGTTCGATGTCATTTTTATGAGGGCCAATCCACCATTGGATCCCCTGATGTTGAATTTTTTGGATTCAGTGAAAGATGATGTGTTCATCGTGAACTCCCTTCAAGGACTTAGGGAAGCCAACAACAAGCTTTATACAGCTGCTTTCGGTGATAGCCACAGCAATATCATTCCTGTGACCCATGTTTCAAAAAACAAGAAATATTTGGTACAGCAAATCAAAGAATCAACAGCTGACAAGATGATTTTGAAGCCGTTGAACGGTTTTGGGGGCTCAGGGGTCATCCTTATTGAAAAATCTGCGATGAGCAATATAAAATCGTTGTTGGATTTTTATGTAACCAATTCAGACGGAACATCTAACTATGTCATACTTCAAGAATACATTGAAGGTGCTGACCAAGGCGATGTGCGCATACTTTTATTGAACGGGGAGCCCATTGGTGCCATGAGACGTGTGCCCGGTAGCGATGACCATCGTTCAAATGTCTCTGCAGGCGGTTCGGTGGCCAAACACACTTTGACAAAACATGAAAAGGCCCTTTGCAAGCAAATCGGACCCAAATTGGTGAAAGACGGACTCTATTTTGTGGGCATCGATGTCATCGGTGGTAAATTGGTCGAAGTGAACGTGATGTCGCCCGGTGGCGTTACCTATATGAACAAGGTCTATAAAACAAAGATCCAATGCCAGGTCATTGATTTTATCGAGAGCAAGGTGTTGGATAAGCTACAAGCATTTGACAGGCGCTCACGCTTGCGAAAAGAGGTGCAAGATGCATAG
- a CDS encoding N-formylglutamate amidohydrolase, giving the protein MHRLSIAEIISNINNGVVFEAVAENYSLTIKIDDYVPYVCGAVHDGHQFRKSLWENCLHTEYERWYEEDPCTKQMVQSHPIVIAGCDSRFEYDLNRPPETAIFDTAWGKQLWRKPLKEKERQHSLQKHTNFYSITHALMAKLEALHPKVLVFDMHSYNWRRWDREVPTWNLGTSNIDNERFGHMVDSWREKLGSMALPNGIRPTTGINDTFQGNGHFLKYITKTFANTLVFATEISKVYCDELSGTIYPEVVRSVENHLRDLIPLQAKEFMNTP; this is encoded by the coding sequence ATGCATAGGCTTTCCATAGCAGAAATCATTTCGAACATCAATAATGGAGTGGTTTTCGAGGCAGTAGCTGAAAATTATTCCCTTACCATAAAAATCGATGACTATGTTCCCTATGTCTGTGGGGCCGTGCATGACGGACATCAATTCAGGAAATCTCTTTGGGAAAACTGTCTGCATACCGAATACGAACGTTGGTACGAAGAAGACCCCTGCACCAAGCAGATGGTACAATCACATCCGATTGTCATCGCGGGTTGTGACAGCCGTTTTGAATATGATCTGAACCGCCCGCCCGAGACCGCAATTTTTGATACCGCCTGGGGAAAACAACTCTGGAGAAAACCACTTAAGGAAAAAGAAAGGCAGCACAGTCTTCAAAAACATACTAATTTTTATAGTATCACCCATGCCCTAATGGCCAAATTGGAAGCCCTGCACCCGAAAGTATTGGTCTTTGATATGCACAGTTACAATTGGAGACGATGGGATAGGGAAGTACCCACCTGGAATTTGGGCACCAGCAATATAGACAACGAACGGTTTGGGCACATGGTCGATAGTTGGCGCGAAAAATTAGGGTCCATGGCATTGCCCAATGGCATCAGGCCGACCACGGGCATCAACGACACTTTTCAGGGCAACGGCCACTTTCTCAAGTACATCACCAAGACCTTTGCCAACACCTTGGTATTTGCCACTGAGATCAGCAAGGTATACTGCGATGAGCTCTCTGGCACCATTTATCCTGAAGTGGTACGATCTGTTGAGAACCATTTGAGAGATTTGATACCTTTGCAGGCTAAAGAATTCATGAACACCCCATGA
- a CDS encoding DUF3307 domain-containing protein, producing the protein MSFVQLLLLQLLAHILTDFTFQSYKQAKDKNEKGFKSKFLKWHILIMFLSSWVLSLQWQFVFASLFIALTHWLVDGFKPYLNQSKWVGRYAFFIDQGLHLFFLLIAVVVYSNWFSMDVIIDMPLSEKWLAILLAFVFCGKAVNIFIKEIFRFFDIRVGNTEDLPNAGRLIGLTERYLILVFVFVNQFAAVGFLLASKSILRYKSEQEEGFNKTEYVLIGTLLSFGFAIGSAILVQLIFMGEAA; encoded by the coding sequence ATGAGCTTTGTACAACTATTGCTACTGCAACTGCTGGCACACATCTTGACCGATTTTACCTTTCAGTCGTACAAACAGGCCAAAGACAAGAACGAAAAGGGTTTTAAGAGCAAATTCTTGAAGTGGCACATCTTGATTATGTTTTTGAGTTCGTGGGTGCTGTCTTTACAATGGCAATTTGTATTTGCCTCGCTCTTCATCGCCCTGACCCACTGGTTGGTCGATGGCTTTAAGCCCTATTTGAACCAGAGCAAATGGGTGGGCAGGTATGCCTTTTTCATCGACCAGGGCCTACATCTTTTCTTTTTGTTGATTGCCGTGGTGGTGTATTCGAATTGGTTTTCGATGGATGTCATCATCGATATGCCCCTTTCCGAAAAATGGCTGGCCATACTATTGGCCTTTGTCTTCTGTGGCAAAGCGGTCAATATTTTCATCAAGGAAATCTTTCGATTTTTTGATATCAGAGTCGGCAACACTGAAGACCTGCCGAATGCCGGGCGCTTGATCGGCCTGACGGAACGCTATCTGATATTGGTCTTTGTCTTCGTCAATCAGTTCGCCGCTGTGGGCTTTCTATTGGCTTCAAAGTCCATTCTCCGGTATAAGAGCGAGCAAGAAGAAGGTTTCAACAAAACCGAATATGTGCTTATCGGCACATTGTTGAGCTTTGGCTTTGCCATTGGATCAGCGATTTTGGTGCAGTTGATTTTTATGGGCGAAGCGGCCTAA
- a CDS encoding flavohemoglobin expression-modulating QEGLA motif protein, which translates to MIEEKKRQELQQKYADLFEIDANLDRLIKRIELLNYVNPQNIEKEKHRFFASKYSIEPEFKYPKVKFNPFKLQRLFFAQRLERIQDDTIRKMYTDVINYYSNMIQCIETIGKGKHFYYNSLSVYGTPTEKDVQNAQFILHYEDEPSSMDMEKIFTPFEAEEYFMEFSKQYDFPLEVRFSTHIAADAMVSNSAKTLIIKKNTKFSKNQLLTLANHEIGVHLVTTYNGLEQPLKIFSNGMPKNVETQEGLAVLSEYMGGALTLKRLKELAHRVMASDSLIKGYSFADTFDLIHNKYKLDREEAFSITLRAHRGGGFTKDRLYLSGLRKIFKRYKREENMEVLFMGKVSLDDLENIKYLKQLGLVQKITHKSRSFDQKNNTNSTLDFILNNLK; encoded by the coding sequence ATGATAGAAGAAAAAAAGCGACAAGAGCTGCAACAAAAATATGCTGACCTTTTCGAAATCGACGCCAATCTTGACCGGTTGATCAAGCGTATCGAACTGCTGAATTATGTGAATCCGCAGAACATTGAAAAAGAAAAGCACAGATTCTTTGCCTCTAAATATAGCATTGAGCCTGAATTCAAGTATCCCAAGGTCAAGTTCAATCCCTTTAAACTACAACGACTTTTCTTTGCCCAACGATTAGAACGGATACAAGATGACACCATCAGAAAGATGTACACCGATGTCATCAACTACTATTCAAACATGATCCAATGCATTGAGACCATTGGCAAGGGAAAACACTTCTATTACAATTCCCTGAGCGTGTACGGTACGCCAACAGAAAAAGATGTACAGAATGCACAGTTTATCTTGCACTATGAAGACGAACCGTCTTCAATGGATATGGAGAAGATATTCACACCTTTCGAAGCCGAGGAGTACTTCATGGAGTTTTCAAAACAGTATGATTTTCCCTTAGAGGTACGCTTTTCTACCCATATTGCTGCCGATGCCATGGTGAGTAATAGTGCGAAGACCTTGATCATCAAAAAGAATACAAAATTCAGCAAAAACCAATTGTTGACCTTGGCCAATCATGAGATTGGCGTGCATTTGGTTACCACTTACAACGGACTCGAACAGCCCTTGAAGATATTCTCGAACGGAATGCCCAAAAATGTCGAGACCCAAGAAGGACTCGCCGTTTTAAGTGAATATATGGGTGGGGCACTTACCCTTAAGCGCCTAAAAGAATTGGCACATAGGGTAATGGCATCTGATAGTTTGATAAAGGGCTATAGTTTTGCCGACACCTTTGACCTGATCCACAATAAGTACAAATTGGATCGCGAAGAAGCTTTTTCCATTACATTGCGGGCGCATAGGGGTGGAGGGTTCACCAAAGACCGATTATATCTCAGCGGACTCCGAAAAATCTTCAAGCGTTACAAACGGGAAGAAAATATGGAGGTCCTTTTCATGGGAAAGGTCTCATTGGATGATCTCGAGAACATCAAATACTTAAAACAACTGGGATTGGTGCAAAAAATCACCCACAAAAGCCGCTCTTTCGATCAGAAGAACAATACCAACAGTACGTTGGACTTTATTTTGAACAACCTGAAATAG
- a CDS encoding GNAT family N-acetyltransferase, which translates to MKPFESLNTSRTRIRKFLPKDRDRLIELLCDRSVTQHMAFPEEMLTEKGVSGLLETTIAFYESETPLLSYAITHKKDDCLIGVTGYTILTNNEIEVFYALLPAYWGKGLATEILVTLTDHVFSSEDFDAVVAPITKANKASIRVAEKAGFTNHGLQEHPDYNDLVFMLKKEKLSSI; encoded by the coding sequence ATGAAACCATTTGAATCTTTAAATACGTCTAGAACCAGAATTCGAAAATTTCTTCCCAAAGACAGGGATAGGCTTATCGAGTTGCTCTGCGATAGGTCGGTAACCCAGCATATGGCTTTTCCTGAAGAAATGTTGACGGAAAAAGGTGTTTCAGGCCTGCTTGAAACCACTATCGCTTTTTATGAATCGGAAACGCCCCTATTATCTTATGCCATCACCCACAAGAAAGATGATTGCCTTATAGGGGTGACCGGTTATACAATACTGACGAATAATGAAATTGAGGTGTTCTATGCCTTGCTGCCAGCGTATTGGGGAAAAGGACTTGCCACAGAGATATTGGTGACACTTACCGATCATGTATTTTCAAGTGAAGACTTTGATGCGGTCGTAGCACCGATCACAAAAGCCAACAAAGCTTCGATCAGGGTTGCTGAGAAAGCAGGTTTTACCAATCACGGTCTGCAAGAACATCCAGACTATAACGATTTGGTGTTCATGCTCAAAAAAGAAAAATTATCAAGTATATGA
- a CDS encoding C1 family peptidase, which produces MKRIFFFFFLLGAIVGNAQGYEFTTVIDLQASPVISQGRTGTCWSFSSTSFLESEIIRLTGKDIDLSELYTVKKTYPAKMENYIMRQGKAQLSEGGLAHDVLNAVRLHGLVPTEAYSGLVDVGTDRHDHSELIAVLRSVAETYVDNPSGRLSQKWRQVTGKILDVYLGEDVPEFTYNGESYTPQSFLKMTQINPDDYVNLTSFAHQPFYANFILNIPDNWSNGSFYNIPLDEFVAVINGALDKGFTVELDCDVSEKTFSSKHGVAVVPKSKEDTKKSLSEPVPEKAIDQAYRQQEFESYATTDDHLMHITGTLKDQNGKTYYKVKNSWGTDKRRTTYDGYVYFSESYLRLKSISITVHKDALSKELGKKLGL; this is translated from the coding sequence ATGAAACGCATTTTTTTCTTTTTCTTCTTATTGGGCGCTATTGTCGGCAACGCCCAAGGTTATGAATTTACAACGGTGATCGACCTGCAGGCTTCACCAGTGATCAGTCAGGGCAGAACGGGCACCTGCTGGAGTTTCAGCAGCACGTCCTTTTTGGAATCGGAAATCATTCGCCTCACCGGCAAGGATATCGATTTGTCTGAACTGTACACCGTCAAAAAAACGTATCCCGCTAAAATGGAAAACTATATCATGCGGCAAGGCAAGGCGCAATTGAGTGAAGGTGGTCTTGCCCATGATGTGCTGAATGCCGTTAGACTACATGGGTTGGTACCTACCGAGGCCTATTCGGGTCTGGTCGATGTTGGTACCGATCGACATGACCATAGCGAGTTGATAGCGGTGCTCAGATCGGTGGCCGAAACCTATGTCGATAACCCCTCTGGACGCTTGAGCCAGAAATGGAGACAAGTGACCGGAAAGATACTTGATGTCTACCTAGGCGAAGATGTGCCCGAGTTCACCTACAATGGTGAATCGTACACCCCGCAATCATTTTTAAAGATGACCCAAATCAATCCGGATGATTATGTGAATTTGACCTCTTTTGCACATCAGCCCTTTTATGCAAACTTCATCTTGAACATACCCGACAACTGGAGCAACGGCAGTTTTTACAACATTCCGTTGGATGAATTTGTCGCGGTGATCAATGGCGCCCTCGACAAAGGTTTTACGGTAGAACTGGACTGTGATGTGAGTGAGAAGACCTTTTCGAGTAAACACGGCGTCGCCGTAGTGCCAAAATCAAAAGAAGATACCAAGAAATCATTGTCAGAACCTGTACCTGAAAAGGCCATTGACCAAGCGTATAGGCAGCAAGAGTTTGAAAGCTATGCCACCACTGACGATCATTTGATGCATATAACGGGCACTTTGAAAGACCAAAATGGAAAAACCTATTACAAGGTAAAGAACAGTTGGGGCACTGACAAAAGGCGTACCACTTATGATGGTTACGTGTACTTCAGCGAAAGTTACCTGCGTTTGAAATCGATAAGCATAACCGTGCACAAGGATGCCCTTTCAAAAGAGCTGGGCAAAAAATTGGGCCTGTAA